The following are encoded in a window of Rosa chinensis cultivar Old Blush chromosome 4, RchiOBHm-V2, whole genome shotgun sequence genomic DNA:
- the LOC112200027 gene encoding isoamylase 1, chloroplastic: protein MEHLTTWSSAPRLHSHHHRLFASNARLRSRSPNRLNWRMLGLRRGGAPSAVKASDGGAAVDTAVAERPKLRRFQVSEGHPTPFGATLRDGGVNFAVYAGNAVSATLCLITLADLEQDKVTEQIPLDPVNNKTGNVWHVFLTGDVKDILYGYKFDGKFSPQEGHYYDSSKIVLDPYAKAVIRRGEFGSLGPDGNCWPQMACTVPSFDDKFNWEGDLPLKYPQKDLIIYEMHVRGFTRHESSMTELPGTYCGLVEKLDHLKELGINCIELMPCHEFNELEYFGYNSVLGDYKVNFWGYSTVSYFSPMIRYSSAGTRNCGRDAINEVKFLVKEAHRRGIEVIMDVVFNHTAEGNENGPILSFRGADNSVYYMLAPKGEFYNYSGCGNTFNCNHPVVRQFIVDCLRYWVTEMHVDGFRFDLASIMTRGTSLWDSTNVYGSLIEGDLLTTGTPLASPPLIDMISNDPILHGVKLIAEAWDAGGLYQLGMFPHWGIWSEWNGKYRDTVRQFIKGTDGFSGALAECLCGSPNLYQEGGGRPWNSINFICAHDGFTLADLVTYNNKHNLANGEDNNDGENHNNSWNCGQEGEFTSISVKKLRKRQMRNFFVCLMVSQGVPMIYMGDEYGHTKGGNNNTYCHDNYINYFRWDKKEESSSDFFRFCCLMTKFRQECESLGLNDFPTAERLQWHGLSPGQPDWSKTSRFVAFTLVDSVKREIYIAFNASHLPVNISLPERPGYRWEPLVDTSKSSPFDFLSSGLPQRDIAVKQYAHFLDANLYPMLSYSSIILLLAPVEDA from the exons ATGGAGCACCTAACCACTTGGTCCAGTGCTCCCAGACTCCACTCTCACCACCACCGCCTCTTTGCTTCCAATGCAAGGCTCCGGAGCCGAAGCCCCAACCGTCTCAATTGGCGAATGCTAGGGCTTCGGAGAGGCGGTGCTCCGTCGGCGGTGAAGGCAAGCGACGGAGGCGCGGCGGTGGATACCGCGGTGGCCGAGAGGCCGAAACTGCGTCGTTTTCAGGTCTCCGAAGGTCATCCGACTCCCTTTGGCGCCACGCTCCGCGACGGTGGGGTTAACTTCGCTGTCTACGCCGGCAATGCCGTTTCCGCCACTCTCTGTTTGATCACTCTCGCCGATTTAGAGCAG GATAAAGTTACTGAGCAGATCCCTCTTGATCCTGTGAACAATAAGACTGGTAATGTGTGGCATGTATTTCTAACTGGAGATGTCAAAGATATCCTGTATGGATACAAATTCGACGGCAAGTTTTCTCCGCAAGAGGGACACTACTATGATTCGTCAAAGATTGTATTGGATCCTTATGCAAAG GCAGTTATACGCCGAGGTGAATTTGGGAGTCTAGGTCCTGATGGTAATTGCTGGCCTCAAATGGCCTGCACGGTACCTTCTTTTGATGATAAG TTCAACTGGGAAGGAGATTTACCTCTGAAGTATCCACAAAAAGATCTTATCATATATGAAATGCATGTGCGAGGTTTTACAAGGCATGAATCGAGCATGACTGAATTGCCTGGTACATACTGTGGTTTGGTGGAGAAGCTTGATCACTTAAAG GAACTTGGGATCAACTGTATAGAGTTAATGCCATGTCATGAGTTCAATGAACTGGAGTACTTTGGCTACAATTCTGTCTTGGGTGACTACAA GGTAAATTTTTGGGGATATTCAACTGTCAGTTACTTTTCACCAATGATAAGATATTCATCCGCTGGCACACGTAATTGTGGCCGTGATGCAATAAATGAAGTCAAGTTTCTTGTTAAAGAAGCACATAGACGTGGAATTGAG GTGATCatggatgttgttttcaatcACACAGCTGAAGGGAATGAAAATGGTCCCATTTTGTCTTTTAGAGGTGCTGACAACAGTGTCTATTACATGCTCGCccctaag GGAGAGTTTTATAATTATTCAGGGTGTGGTAACACATTCAATTGCAACCATCCTGTTGTGCGACAATTCATAGTAGATTGCTTGAG ATATTGGGTAACAGAGATGCACGTGGATGGGTTCCGCTTTGATCTTGCTTCTATTATGACCAGGGGTACCAG TCTCTGGGATTCAACTAATGTATACGGGAGTCTGATAGAAGGTGACTTGTTGACAACTGGAACCCCTCTTGCTAGCCCTCCATTGATTGACATGATTAGTAATGACCCAATACTTCATGGAGTGAAG CTGATAGCTGAAGCTTGGGATGCAGGAGGCCTGTACCAACTTGGCATGTTTCCTCACTGGGGTATTTGGTCAGAATGGAACGGGAAG TATCGTGACACAGTGCGGCAGTTTATCAAGGGTACAGATGGCTTTTCTGGGGCTTTGGCCGAATGCCTTTGTGGGAGCCCTAATTTGTACCAG GAAGGGGGAGGGAGACCATGGAACAGTATCAATTTTATTTGTGCACACGATGGTTTTACTTTAGCTGATTTAGTAACCTATAACAACAAACATAACCTGGCAAACGGAGAAGACAACAATGACGGAGAGAATCATAATAATAGCTGGAACTGCGGACAG GAgggagaattcacaagcatttCAGTGAAAAAACTGAGGAAGCGACAAATGCGGAATTTTTTTGTCTGCCTCATGGTTTCCCAA GGTGTTCCAATGATATATATGGGTGATGAGTATGGTCATACAAAAGGGGGGAACAACAACACATATTGCCATGATAATTAT ATTAATTACTTCCGGTGGGATAAGAAGGAAGAGTCTTCATCAGATTTTTTCAGATTTTGCTGTCTTATGACCAAATTCCGCCA GGAATGTGAGTCACTTGGTTTGAATGACTTCCCAACAGCAGAGAGACTGCAGTGGCATGGTCTTTCTCCTGGGCAGCCAGACTGGTCTAAAACAAGCCGCTTTGTGGCCTTTACTCTG GTTGACTCAGTGAAGAGAGAGATCTACATTGCCTTCAATGCCAGTCATTTACCCGTGAACATTTCACTGCCAGAGAGGCCTGGATACAGATGGGAACCCTTGGTAGACACTAGCAAGTCTTCACCCTTTGACTTCCTATCTAGTGGCCTCCCACAAAGAGATATTGCAGTTAAACAGTATGCTCACTTTCTTGATGCCAATTTATACCCGATGCTAAGTTATTCTTCAATCATCCTATTGCTCGCTCCAGTCGAAGATGCTTAG